The following coding sequences lie in one Vibrio sp. ED004 genomic window:
- a CDS encoding OsmC family protein, whose product MSEYGALIRWQKAADEAFSDNQYSRGHTWEFDGGITVPASSSPHVVPLPFSVEANVDPEEAFIAALSSCHMLTFLGIAAKQKYVIESYVDDAIGVLEEDESGRSSVTKVTLRPDIVFLGTKQPTAKQLEKLHHLAHKNCFIANSVKTDIVVEM is encoded by the coding sequence ATGTCTGAATATGGTGCGCTCATTCGCTGGCAAAAAGCGGCAGATGAAGCCTTTAGCGACAATCAATACAGCCGCGGTCATACGTGGGAGTTTGATGGTGGAATCACTGTACCTGCTTCATCTTCTCCTCATGTTGTGCCGCTCCCATTCTCGGTGGAAGCGAATGTTGACCCAGAAGAAGCCTTTATTGCGGCACTTTCTAGCTGCCATATGCTGACTTTTCTGGGAATCGCCGCGAAGCAGAAGTATGTGATCGAGTCTTATGTGGATGATGCGATTGGTGTGCTTGAGGAAGATGAATCAGGCCGCTCATCGGTCACTAAGGTGACTCTGCGACCTGACATTGTATTTCTAGGCACCAAACAACCAACCGCCAAACAACTCGAAAAGCTACATCACTTGGCGCACAAAAATTGCTTTATCGCGAACTCGGTAAAAACAGACATTGTGGTAGAGATGTGA
- a CDS encoding GFA family protein: protein MKVIGDTVIQPFHKATCHCGAVELELSLPNGIEKPRRCDCSICRRRGAIVGSVALDGIKILKGAEHLKLYQFNTNTAKHYFCSNCGIYTHHQRRSSPNEYGFNIGCLEGVNPFDIGDVVTNDGVNHPADR, encoded by the coding sequence ATGAAAGTCATCGGAGATACGGTTATCCAACCTTTTCACAAGGCAACCTGTCATTGCGGTGCGGTTGAACTAGAGCTTAGCTTACCTAACGGAATAGAGAAGCCACGTCGTTGTGATTGCTCTATCTGTCGTCGCAGGGGAGCGATTGTGGGCTCTGTTGCGCTAGATGGCATCAAGATCCTCAAAGGTGCGGAGCATCTTAAGCTTTATCAATTCAATACCAACACCGCGAAGCATTATTTCTGCTCAAACTGCGGTATCTATACCCATCACCAACGCCGCTCAAGCCCAAATGAATACGGTTTTAACATCGGCTGTTTGGAAGGAGTGAACCCTTTTGATATTGGTGATGTGGTGACCAACGATGGTGTGAATCACCCTGCTGATCGTTAA